One genomic segment of Streptomyces sp. RerS4 includes these proteins:
- a CDS encoding glucose 1-dehydrogenase, producing the protein MISLDGKVVVITGAARGQGAEEARLCAAAGARVVVTDLREEEGRAVAESLGGQGLYVPHDVTDAAGWDRVVREALAAFGTVSALVNNAALWRTAHVERQSAEGFEELLRVNLLGPFLGVQAVAPVLRAAGGGSIVNISSTAGLVGIPGHAAYGSTKFALRGLTRSAALDLAGDGIRVNSVHPGAIDTPMVAEAVAGRDWSHVPLGRMGRPGEVGELVLFLCSDASSYVTGTEFAVDGGMTAG; encoded by the coding sequence GTGATCTCTCTCGACGGCAAGGTCGTCGTCATCACCGGCGCCGCGCGCGGCCAGGGCGCCGAAGAGGCCCGGCTGTGTGCGGCGGCGGGGGCCCGGGTCGTCGTCACCGACCTCCGGGAGGAGGAAGGTCGCGCGGTCGCCGAGTCGTTGGGCGGTCAGGGCCTGTACGTGCCGCACGACGTGACCGACGCCGCCGGCTGGGACCGCGTCGTACGGGAGGCCCTCGCCGCCTTCGGCACCGTCTCGGCGCTCGTCAACAACGCGGCCCTGTGGCGCACCGCGCACGTGGAGCGGCAGAGCGCGGAGGGCTTCGAGGAGCTTCTACGGGTCAACCTGCTCGGGCCGTTCCTCGGCGTCCAGGCCGTGGCCCCGGTGCTACGGGCGGCCGGCGGCGGGTCGATCGTCAACATCTCCTCCACCGCCGGCCTGGTCGGGATACCCGGCCACGCGGCCTACGGCTCCACCAAGTTCGCCCTGCGCGGGCTGACCCGGTCGGCGGCGCTGGACCTGGCGGGCGACGGGATCCGCGTCAACTCCGTGCACCCGGGGGCCATCGACACGCCGATGGTGGCCGAGGCCGTCGCGGGCCGCGACTGGTCCCACGTCCCGCTGGGGCGGATGGGGCGGCCGGGGGAGGTGGGGGAACTGGTGCTGTTCCTGTGCTCGGACGCCTCGTCGTACGTGACGGGGACCGAGTTCGCGGTGGACGGGGGGATGACGGCCGGATGA
- a CDS encoding PadR family transcriptional regulator: MADDTADAQAKTAEESNRRPLPATSWAVLGLLSFGEELSGYDLKKWSDRSLRFFYWSPSFSQIYSELKRLEKAGYATSRMVAQETGTRDKRVYLITEAGMAAVREWARGAPVDPPILKHGPMLRLWLGHLLEPEQMREVVARHREFAETMRCHAVADAESAKDEPAWAYPTLTLKWAERYYASERDLAAAMLDDLAELEARTPSGDHTQD; the protein is encoded by the coding sequence GTGGCAGACGACACGGCAGACGCACAAGCCAAAACAGCGGAAGAGTCGAACCGGCGCCCCCTCCCCGCGACCAGCTGGGCGGTGCTCGGGCTGCTCTCGTTCGGGGAGGAACTCTCCGGCTACGACCTGAAGAAGTGGTCGGACCGGTCGCTGCGCTTCTTCTACTGGAGCCCCTCCTTCAGCCAGATCTACAGCGAGCTGAAGCGCCTGGAGAAGGCCGGTTACGCGACCTCGCGGATGGTCGCCCAGGAGACCGGCACCCGCGACAAGCGCGTCTACCTGATCACCGAGGCGGGCATGGCCGCCGTACGGGAATGGGCGCGCGGGGCGCCCGTCGACCCGCCGATCCTCAAGCACGGACCGATGCTGCGGCTGTGGTTGGGCCACCTGCTGGAGCCGGAGCAGATGCGGGAAGTGGTGGCCCGGCACCGGGAGTTCGCGGAGACGATGCGCTGCCACGCGGTGGCGGACGCGGAGAGCGCCAAGGACGAGCCCGCCTGGGCCTACCCGACGCTCACCCTCAAGTGGGCGGAGCGCTACTACGCCTCCGAACGCGACCTCGCGGCCGCGATGTTGGACGACCTCGCGGAACTGGAAGCGCGCACCCCCTCGGGGGACCACACACAGGACTGA
- a CDS encoding pyridoxamine 5'-phosphate oxidase family protein has protein sequence MTTNNWAAFEKAEPEFAETVRARFARYPHHVLATLRKDGSPRITGLTVDFRGGELWLGMMPGSMKARDLQRDPRFALHANPGADDTMPDGDVRISGRAVEIVDPPELHRYAEETDSPHPFHLFHAVLTEVVRVDVAGDELVIRSWTPARGLRTLRRGNDDEPPREETVR, from the coding sequence ATGACGACGAACAACTGGGCAGCGTTCGAGAAGGCGGAACCGGAGTTCGCGGAGACCGTGCGGGCCCGCTTCGCGCGGTACCCGCACCACGTCCTGGCCACCCTCCGCAAGGACGGTTCCCCCCGGATCACCGGGCTCACCGTGGACTTCCGGGGCGGGGAGCTGTGGCTCGGCATGATGCCGGGTTCGATGAAGGCCCGCGACCTCCAGCGCGACCCCCGTTTCGCCCTGCACGCCAACCCCGGCGCGGACGACACGATGCCGGACGGGGACGTACGGATCTCCGGACGGGCGGTGGAGATCGTGGACCCGCCCGAACTGCACCGGTACGCGGAGGAGACCGACTCCCCGCACCCGTTCCACCTCTTCCACGCCGTCCTGACGGAGGTGGTACGGGTCGACGTGGCCGGCGACGAGCTCGTCATCCGGTCGTGGACCCCGGCGCGCGGGCTGCGCACCCTGCGCCGGGGCAACGACGACGAGCCGCCGCGCGAGGAGACCGTCCGCTAG
- a CDS encoding DUF1906 domain-containing protein: MPSRHLLRGLPVAAALLLSVAAVGAAPVAASPGHTVDYRGLRLDLPADWRVVDLDRHPDACLRLDVPTLYLGHAGTQDRCTGRRAVATRADTLHLEPLDGAPPRADVPTLPVAPEDPLPPAEADSNEVRYALQGPAVMATLSYGATPDTVRALLARATGTDPARRGRPPTSATPAAPTPRKAQQAFAGEGFDTCTAPKQRTMDTWRAASPFGAVGVYIGGPARACAQPQLTAGWVRRQAEAGWHLMPIWVGPQPWNHPTTGLSTDPSQANDQGRTAADGAAAAARALGLAPGTLLYNDLESYSDHATWDAPVVAYLTAWTVRLHELGYRSAAYVSSSSGVKALSRHHHQAPYAMPEVLWVAQWNGAASVTDADMGLPVGRALWKGPRRAHQFRGDHDATYGGVTLTIDRNWLEVDPTVLTTALGKSR; encoded by the coding sequence ATGCCCTCCCGACACCTCCTGCGGGGCCTGCCGGTCGCCGCCGCCCTGCTGCTGTCCGTCGCGGCCGTCGGCGCCGCCCCCGTCGCCGCCTCCCCCGGGCACACCGTCGACTACCGGGGCCTGCGCCTCGACCTGCCCGCCGACTGGCGCGTCGTCGACCTCGACCGCCACCCCGACGCGTGCCTACGCCTCGACGTGCCCACCCTCTACCTCGGCCATGCCGGCACCCAGGACCGCTGCACCGGCCGCCGCGCCGTCGCCACCCGCGCCGACACCCTCCACCTGGAACCCCTCGACGGCGCCCCGCCCCGCGCCGACGTCCCCACCCTCCCCGTCGCCCCCGAGGACCCCCTGCCACCCGCCGAGGCCGACAGCAACGAGGTCCGGTACGCCCTCCAGGGCCCGGCGGTGATGGCCACCCTCTCCTACGGCGCCACGCCCGACACCGTACGGGCCCTCCTCGCCCGTGCCACCGGCACGGACCCCGCCCGCAGGGGCCGTCCGCCGACCTCCGCCACCCCGGCCGCCCCCACCCCCCGCAAGGCCCAACAGGCCTTTGCCGGCGAGGGCTTCGACACCTGCACCGCCCCGAAGCAGCGCACCATGGACACCTGGCGGGCCGCCTCCCCCTTCGGCGCCGTCGGCGTCTACATCGGCGGCCCCGCCCGTGCCTGCGCCCAACCGCAGCTCACCGCCGGCTGGGTCCGCAGGCAGGCCGAGGCGGGCTGGCACCTGATGCCGATCTGGGTCGGCCCCCAGCCCTGGAACCACCCCACCACCGGCCTGTCCACCGACCCCTCCCAGGCCAACGACCAGGGCCGCACCGCCGCCGACGGCGCCGCCGCCGCGGCCCGCGCCCTGGGCCTGGCCCCCGGCACCCTGCTCTACAACGACCTGGAGAGCTACAGCGACCACGCCACCTGGGACGCCCCCGTCGTCGCCTACCTCACCGCCTGGACGGTACGCCTGCACGAGCTGGGCTACCGTTCGGCGGCCTACGTCTCGTCGAGCTCCGGCGTCAAGGCGCTGAGCCGCCACCACCACCAGGCCCCGTACGCCATGCCCGAGGTGCTGTGGGTGGCCCAGTGGAACGGCGCCGCCTCCGTCACCGACGCCGACATGGGCCTGCCCGTCGGCCGCGCCCTGTGGAAGGGGCCGCGCCGGGCCCACCAGTTCCGGGGGGACCACGACGCCACGTACGGCGGCGTCACGCTCACCATCGACCGCAACTGGCTGGAGGTCGACCCGACGGTCCTGACCACCGCCCTCGGGAAGTCCCGCTAG
- a CDS encoding UTRA domain-containing protein: protein MSDSEWISTSMPYLTPRAAGAADAWTEEAQGTGRQAGQRIVHAGQTVAPAFVSLMLGLTDGGRVVVRRRVIELDGEPIELTDTYYPADIAAGTPLADTGKIRGGAVTLLASLGHVGVRVVEDVTARVPSDEEREQLRLCAGEPVLQLARTTYDAANRAIQADVMVMPSGRGQLRYEIRIG, encoded by the coding sequence GTGAGCGACAGTGAGTGGATCAGTACGTCGATGCCGTACCTCACCCCACGCGCCGCCGGGGCGGCGGACGCGTGGACCGAAGAAGCCCAGGGCACGGGCCGCCAGGCCGGTCAGCGCATTGTGCACGCGGGGCAAACCGTCGCCCCGGCCTTCGTCAGCCTGATGCTGGGTCTGACCGATGGGGGCCGGGTCGTCGTGCGCCGCAGGGTCATCGAACTCGACGGCGAGCCAATCGAGCTGACGGACACCTACTATCCGGCCGACATCGCGGCCGGTACTCCGCTGGCCGATACCGGGAAGATCCGCGGTGGCGCCGTGACCCTGCTCGCCTCCCTCGGGCATGTCGGCGTACGGGTCGTCGAGGACGTGACGGCGCGTGTGCCCAGCGACGAGGAACGCGAGCAGCTCCGTCTGTGCGCGGGCGAGCCCGTACTGCAACTCGCCCGCACCACGTACGACGCGGCGAACCGGGCGATCCAGGCGGACGTGATGGTCATGCCCTCCGGGCGGGGGCAGTTGCGGTACGAGATCAGGATCGGATGA
- a CDS encoding GntR family transcriptional regulator: MTLPTPEAEGTDPRPLHARIAADLRDEIMSGVLVAGAKLPSTAQLKARFDASNATIQKAVQRLKDEGLAVGRAGAAVTVRESRQRTVRPALSLAPAVAGAAFPWLAGAAEGQAAARSSLLAVEEVEVSGDVAEALGLPEGAPAVRRRQLISIDGEPAELVTSYYPPDIARGTALAGAQRIRGGTPTVLTELGIPPRRSVDRVSARVATQEQYTALRLPGELPVLRTLRTVYGPDDRPIEVTVMVKAGHLYELRYEFATE, translated from the coding sequence ATGACCTTGCCCACGCCAGAAGCCGAAGGAACCGACCCCCGGCCCCTGCACGCCCGCATCGCGGCCGATCTCCGTGACGAGATCATGAGCGGCGTTCTGGTAGCGGGAGCCAAACTGCCCTCCACGGCGCAGCTGAAGGCCCGCTTCGACGCGTCCAACGCGACCATTCAAAAGGCCGTTCAGCGCCTCAAGGACGAGGGCCTGGCCGTCGGCCGCGCGGGCGCGGCGGTGACCGTCCGGGAGAGCCGGCAGCGGACCGTACGCCCGGCGCTCTCCCTCGCACCGGCGGTGGCCGGGGCGGCGTTCCCCTGGCTCGCCGGAGCGGCCGAAGGGCAGGCCGCGGCGCGGAGTTCGCTTCTGGCGGTCGAGGAGGTCGAGGTCAGCGGCGACGTCGCCGAAGCCCTCGGCCTGCCGGAAGGCGCCCCGGCGGTCCGCCGTCGCCAGCTGATCAGCATCGACGGCGAGCCCGCCGAACTGGTGACTTCGTACTACCCTCCGGACATCGCCAGGGGAACCGCCCTGGCCGGAGCGCAACGCATCCGGGGTGGCACGCCGACCGTGCTGACCGAGCTCGGCATTCCGCCGCGCCGCAGCGTGGACCGGGTTTCCGCCCGGGTCGCGACGCAGGAGCAGTACACCGCCCTCCGGCTGCCCGGGGAGTTGCCGGTCCTTCGGACCCTCCGGACCGTGTACGGGCCGGACGACCGCCCCATCGAGGTCACGGTCATGGTGAAGGCGGGACACCTCTACGAGCTCCGGTACGAGTTCGCCACCGAGTAG
- a CDS encoding glutamate synthase subunit beta, which translates to MADPKGFLTTPRETACSRPVADRLKDWNEVYVPGSLLPIISKQAGRCMDCGIPFCHNGCPLGNLIPEWNDFAYREDWTAASERLHATNNFPEFTGRLCPAPCESACVLGINQPAVTIKNVEVSIIDKAWDNGDVTPQAPERLSGKTVAVIGSGPAGLAAAQQLTRAGHTVVVYERADRIGGLLRYGIPEFKMEKVHINRRIEQMRAEGTKFRTGIEVGRDITATDLRKRFDAVVVAAGATVSRDLPVPGRDLRGIHFAMEYLPLANKVQEGDFMAPPITAEGKHVVVIGGGDTGADCVGTAHRQGALSVTQLEIMPKPSEDRPAGQPWPTFPMLYKVTSAHEEGGERIYSVSTTHFEGDEDGNVQALHLVEVEFVDGKLTQKPGTERVLPAQLVTLAMGFTGTDQSNGLVEQFGVSLDERGNIARDASYATDADGVFVAGDAGRGQSLIVWAIAEGRSAARGVDRYLTGTSTLPYPVKPTDRSLMV; encoded by the coding sequence ATGGCTGACCCGAAGGGCTTCCTCACCACCCCCCGCGAGACCGCCTGCTCCCGTCCGGTGGCCGACCGCCTCAAGGACTGGAACGAGGTCTACGTTCCGGGCTCGCTGCTCCCGATCATCAGCAAGCAGGCCGGCCGCTGCATGGACTGCGGCATCCCGTTCTGCCACAACGGCTGCCCGCTCGGGAACCTGATCCCGGAGTGGAACGACTTCGCGTACCGCGAGGACTGGACGGCGGCCAGCGAGCGCCTGCACGCCACCAACAACTTCCCGGAGTTCACGGGCCGCCTGTGCCCCGCTCCGTGCGAGTCGGCGTGCGTCCTCGGCATCAACCAGCCGGCCGTCACCATCAAGAACGTCGAAGTCTCGATCATCGACAAGGCCTGGGACAACGGCGACGTCACCCCGCAGGCCCCCGAGCGGCTCTCCGGCAAGACCGTGGCCGTCATCGGCTCCGGCCCGGCCGGTCTCGCCGCCGCCCAGCAGCTGACCCGGGCCGGCCACACCGTGGTCGTGTACGAGCGCGCCGACCGCATCGGCGGCCTGCTGCGCTACGGCATCCCCGAGTTCAAGATGGAGAAGGTGCACATCAACCGCCGCATCGAGCAGATGCGCGCGGAGGGCACCAAGTTCCGTACGGGCATCGAGGTCGGCCGCGACATCACCGCCACCGACCTGCGCAAGCGGTTCGACGCGGTCGTCGTCGCGGCGGGCGCCACCGTCTCCCGCGACCTGCCCGTTCCGGGGCGCGACCTGCGCGGTATCCACTTCGCGATGGAGTACCTGCCCCTCGCGAACAAGGTCCAGGAGGGCGACTTCATGGCGCCCCCCATCACGGCCGAGGGCAAGCACGTCGTCGTCATCGGCGGCGGCGACACCGGCGCGGACTGCGTGGGCACCGCCCACCGCCAGGGCGCGCTGTCCGTCACCCAGCTGGAGATCATGCCGAAGCCCTCGGAGGACCGGCCCGCCGGCCAGCCGTGGCCGACGTTCCCCATGCTGTACAAGGTCACCTCGGCCCACGAGGAGGGCGGCGAGCGGATCTACTCCGTCTCCACCACCCACTTCGAGGGCGACGAGGACGGCAACGTCCAGGCCCTGCACCTCGTCGAGGTGGAGTTCGTCGACGGCAAGCTGACCCAGAAGCCCGGCACCGAGCGCGTCCTCCCCGCGCAGCTGGTCACCCTGGCGATGGGCTTCACCGGCACCGACCAGTCCAACGGCCTGGTCGAGCAGTTCGGCGTCAGCCTGGACGAGCGGGGCAACATCGCCCGCGACGCCTCGTACGCCACCGACGCGGACGGCGTCTTCGTCGCCGGTGACGCGGGGCGCGGCCAGTCGCTCATCGTGTGGGCCATCGCGGAAGGCCGCTCGGCCGCCCGCGGCGTGGACCGCTACCTGACCGGCACCAGCACCCTCCCGTACCCGGTCAAGCCGACGGACCGCTCCCTGATGGTGTAA
- the gltB gene encoding glutamate synthase large subunit, producing MRSASTHSATGPSTTAWSPMDGRPAQQGMYDPRNEKDACGVGFVANLTGEASHTLVEQALTVLRNLEHRGATGSEPDSGDGAGILSQVPDAFLREVAGFELPEAGAYAVGIAFLPADGTAQAVAVERIEAIAAEENLTVLGWREVPVTPDLLGNGARTTMPAFSQLFVSNGATGIELDRKAFVLRKRAEREAGVYFPSLSARTIVYKGMLTTGQLEPFFPDLSDRRFASALALVHSRFSTNTFPSWPLAHPYRFVAHNGEINTVKGNRNWMVARESQLASDVFGDGALDRIFPICTPDASDSASFDEVLELLHLGGRSLPHSVLMMIPEAWENHTSMDPARRAFYQYHSTLMEPWDGPACVTFTDGTQVGAVLDRNGLRPGRYWVTDDGLVVLGSEVGVLDIDPAKVVRKGRLQPGKMFLVDTAQKRIIEDDEIKNELAAAAPYAEWLETGEIELTDLPEREHIVHTHASVTRRQQTFGYTEEELRVILAPMARTGGEPLGSMGTDSPIAALSERPRLLFDYFTQLFAQVTNPPLDAIREELVTSLLSSIGPQSNLLEPTAASCRSVTLPFPVIDNDELAKLIHINADGDMPGMKAATLSGLYRVSGGGEALAARIAEIRAEADAAIEAGARLIVLSDRHSDAEHAPIPSLLLTSAVHHHLIATKQRTQVGLLVEAGDVREVHHVALLIGYGAAAVNPYLAMESVEDLLRAGTFLSGLEPEQAIKNLIYALGKGVLKVMSKMGISTVASYRGAQVFEAVGLNEEFVGTYFNGTATKIGGAGLDVIAQEVAARHAKAYPATGIPATHRALEIGGEYQWRREGEPHLFDPETVFRLQHATRNRRYDIFKKYTDRVNEQSERLMTLRGLFGFKAAEDGGRPSISVDEVEPVSEIVKRFSTGAMSYGSISKEAHETLAIAMNRLGAKSNTGEGGEDPERLYDPARRSSIKQVASGRFGVTSEYLVNADDIQIKMAQGAKPGEGGQLPGHKVYPWVAKTRHSTPGVGLISPPPHHDIYSIEDLAQLIHDLKNANPAARIHVKLVSEVGVGTVAAGVSKAHADVVLISGHDGGTGASPLTSLKHAGGPWELGLAETQQTLLLNGLRDRIVVQTDGQLKTGRDVVIAALLGAEEFGFATAPLVVSGCVMMRVCHLDTCPVGIATQNPVLRDRFSGKPEFVVNFFEFIAEEVRELLAELGFRSIEEAVGHAELLDTSKAVTHWKAQGLDLEPLFHVPDLPQGAVRHALIAQDHGLEKALDNELIELAADALAADSAESAQPVRASVAIRNINRTVGTMLGHEVTKRFGGAGLPDDTIDLTFTGSAGQSFGAFLPRGITLRLEGDANDYVGKGLSGGRVVVRPDRAADHLAEYSTIAGNTIGYGATGGEMFLRGRTGERFCVRNSGALVVSEGVGDHGCEYMTGGTAVVLGETGRNFAAGMSGGVAYVIDLDPCNVNTGNAEAVETDLSDADKQWLHDVVRRHEEETGSTVAAKLLADWDASAARFSKIIPTTYKAVLAAKDAAELAGLSESETTEKMMEAATHG from the coding sequence ATGCGTTCCGCATCCACGCACTCCGCGACCGGCCCCAGCACCACAGCCTGGTCGCCCATGGACGGTCGCCCCGCCCAGCAGGGCATGTACGACCCGCGCAACGAGAAGGACGCCTGTGGCGTCGGATTCGTGGCGAACCTCACCGGCGAGGCCAGCCACACCCTCGTTGAGCAGGCCCTGACCGTATTGCGGAACCTTGAGCACCGCGGCGCGACCGGCTCGGAGCCGGACTCGGGCGACGGCGCCGGAATCCTCTCCCAGGTGCCGGACGCGTTCCTGCGCGAGGTCGCCGGATTCGAGCTTCCCGAGGCCGGCGCGTACGCCGTCGGCATCGCCTTCCTCCCCGCCGACGGCACCGCACAGGCCGTCGCCGTGGAGCGCATCGAGGCCATCGCCGCCGAGGAGAACCTCACGGTCCTCGGCTGGCGCGAGGTCCCGGTCACCCCGGACCTGCTCGGCAACGGCGCCCGCACCACGATGCCCGCCTTCTCGCAGCTGTTCGTCTCCAACGGCGCCACGGGCATCGAGCTGGACCGCAAGGCCTTCGTGCTGCGCAAGCGCGCCGAGCGCGAGGCCGGCGTCTACTTCCCGTCGCTCTCCGCGCGCACCATCGTCTACAAGGGCATGCTGACCACCGGCCAGCTGGAGCCCTTCTTCCCGGACCTCTCCGACCGCCGCTTCGCCTCGGCGCTCGCCCTGGTCCACTCCCGGTTCTCGACGAACACCTTCCCGTCCTGGCCGCTCGCCCACCCGTACCGCTTCGTCGCGCACAACGGCGAGATCAACACGGTCAAGGGCAACCGGAACTGGATGGTGGCCCGCGAATCCCAGCTGGCCTCCGACGTCTTCGGCGACGGCGCGCTCGACCGGATCTTCCCGATCTGCACCCCCGACGCCTCCGACTCCGCCTCCTTCGACGAGGTCCTGGAGCTGCTCCACCTCGGCGGCCGGTCGCTGCCGCACAGCGTGCTGATGATGATCCCGGAGGCGTGGGAGAACCACACCTCCATGGACCCGGCCCGCCGCGCGTTCTACCAGTACCACTCCACGCTGATGGAGCCCTGGGACGGCCCCGCCTGCGTCACCTTCACCGACGGCACCCAGGTCGGCGCGGTCCTCGACCGCAACGGCCTGCGCCCCGGCCGCTACTGGGTCACCGACGACGGGCTCGTCGTCCTCGGCTCCGAGGTCGGCGTCCTCGACATCGACCCCGCCAAGGTCGTCCGCAAGGGCCGCCTCCAGCCCGGGAAGATGTTCCTCGTCGACACCGCCCAGAAGCGGATCATCGAGGACGACGAGATCAAGAACGAGCTGGCCGCCGCCGCCCCGTACGCGGAATGGCTGGAGACCGGCGAGATCGAGCTGACGGACCTGCCCGAGCGCGAGCACATCGTCCACACCCACGCCTCGGTCACCCGCCGCCAGCAGACCTTCGGCTACACCGAGGAAGAGCTGCGCGTCATCCTCGCGCCCATGGCCCGCACCGGCGGCGAGCCGCTCGGCTCCATGGGTACGGACTCCCCGATCGCGGCCCTCTCCGAGCGCCCCCGGCTGCTCTTCGACTACTTCACCCAGCTGTTCGCGCAGGTCACCAACCCGCCGCTGGACGCCATCCGCGAGGAGCTCGTCACCTCGCTGCTGTCCTCGATCGGCCCCCAGTCCAACCTGCTGGAGCCGACCGCCGCGTCCTGTCGCAGCGTCACCCTGCCCTTCCCGGTGATCGACAACGACGAGCTGGCCAAGCTCATCCACATCAACGCCGACGGCGACATGCCCGGCATGAAGGCCGCCACCCTCTCGGGCCTCTACCGGGTCTCCGGCGGCGGCGAGGCGCTGGCCGCCCGGATCGCGGAGATCCGCGCCGAGGCCGACGCGGCCATCGAGGCCGGCGCCCGCCTGATCGTCCTGTCGGACCGCCACTCGGACGCCGAGCACGCGCCGATCCCGTCGCTGCTGCTCACCTCCGCCGTGCACCACCACCTCATCGCCACCAAGCAGCGCACCCAGGTCGGGCTGCTGGTCGAGGCCGGCGACGTCCGCGAGGTCCACCACGTCGCGCTGCTCATCGGTTACGGCGCCGCCGCCGTCAACCCGTACCTGGCCATGGAGTCCGTCGAGGACCTGCTGCGCGCCGGTACCTTCCTGTCCGGCCTGGAGCCGGAGCAGGCCATCAAGAACCTGATCTACGCGCTCGGCAAGGGCGTCCTGAAGGTCATGTCCAAGATGGGCATCTCCACCGTCGCCTCCTACCGCGGCGCCCAGGTGTTCGAGGCCGTCGGCCTGAACGAAGAGTTCGTCGGTACGTACTTCAACGGCACCGCCACCAAGATCGGCGGCGCCGGCCTCGACGTCATCGCCCAGGAGGTGGCCGCCCGCCACGCCAAGGCGTACCCGGCCACCGGCATCCCCGCCACGCACCGCGCGCTGGAGATCGGCGGCGAGTACCAGTGGCGCCGCGAGGGCGAACCGCACCTCTTCGACCCCGAGACGGTCTTCCGCCTCCAGCACGCCACCCGCAACCGCCGCTACGACATCTTCAAGAAGTACACGGACCGGGTCAACGAGCAGTCCGAGCGCCTCATGACGCTCCGCGGCCTGTTCGGCTTCAAGGCCGCCGAGGACGGTGGCCGCCCGTCGATCTCCGTGGACGAGGTCGAGCCGGTCTCCGAGATCGTCAAGCGCTTCTCCACCGGCGCCATGTCGTACGGCTCCATCTCCAAGGAGGCGCACGAGACCCTCGCCATCGCCATGAACCGGCTGGGCGCCAAGTCCAACACCGGTGAGGGCGGCGAGGACCCGGAGCGCCTGTACGACCCGGCGCGGCGTTCCTCGATCAAGCAGGTCGCCTCCGGCCGCTTCGGCGTCACCTCCGAGTACCTGGTCAACGCGGACGACATCCAGATCAAGATGGCGCAGGGCGCCAAGCCCGGCGAGGGCGGCCAGCTGCCCGGCCACAAGGTGTACCCGTGGGTCGCCAAGACCCGCCACTCCACCCCCGGCGTCGGCCTGATCTCCCCGCCGCCGCACCACGACATCTACTCCATCGAGGACCTGGCTCAGCTGATCCACGACCTCAAGAACGCCAACCCGGCCGCCCGCATCCACGTGAAGCTGGTCTCCGAGGTCGGCGTCGGCACGGTCGCCGCCGGTGTCTCCAAGGCACACGCGGACGTCGTCCTCATCTCCGGCCACGACGGCGGAACGGGCGCCTCCCCGCTGACCTCGCTCAAGCACGCGGGCGGCCCCTGGGAGCTCGGCCTCGCCGAAACCCAGCAGACCCTGCTGCTCAACGGGCTGCGCGACCGCATCGTCGTCCAGACCGACGGCCAGCTCAAGACCGGCCGCGACGTCGTCATCGCCGCGCTGCTCGGCGCCGAGGAGTTCGGTTTCGCGACCGCGCCGCTCGTCGTCTCCGGCTGCGTCATGATGCGCGTCTGCCACCTCGACACCTGCCCCGTCGGCATCGCCACGCAGAACCCGGTCCTGCGCGACCGCTTCTCCGGCAAGCCCGAGTTCGTCGTCAACTTCTTCGAGTTCATCGCGGAGGAGGTGCGCGAGCTCCTCGCCGAGCTGGGCTTCCGCTCGATCGAGGAGGCCGTCGGCCACGCCGAACTCCTCGACACCAGCAAGGCCGTCACCCACTGGAAGGCACAGGGCCTCGACCTGGAGCCCCTCTTCCACGTGCCCGACCTGCCCCAGGGTGCGGTCCGCCACGCCCTGATCGCCCAGGACCACGGCCTGGAGAAGGCGCTCGACAACGAGCTGATCGAGCTCGCCGCCGACGCCCTCGCCGCCGACTCCGCCGAGAGCGCCCAGCCGGTCCGCGCGAGCGTCGCGATCCGCAACATCAACCGCACCGTCGGCACCATGCTCGGCCACGAGGTCACGAAGAGGTTCGGCGGCGCGGGCCTGCCCGACGACACCATCGACCTGACCTTCACCGGCTCCGCCGGCCAGTCCTTCGGCGCCTTCCTGCCGCGCGGCATCACCCTGCGCCTGGAGGGCGACGCCAACGACTACGTCGGCAAGGGCCTCTCCGGTGGCCGCGTCGTCGTCCGCCCGGACCGCGCCGCCGACCACCTCGCCGAGTACTCCACCATCGCCGGCAACACCATCGGCTACGGAGCCACCGGCGGCGAGATGTTCCTGCGCGGCCGCACCGGCGAACGCTTCTGCGTCCGCAACTCCGGCGCCCTGGTCGTCTCGGAAGGCGTGGGCGACCACGGCTGCGAGTACATGACCGGCGGCACCGCCGTCGTCCTCGGCGAGACGGGCCGCAACTTCGCGGCCGGCATGTCGGGCGGTGTCGCGTACGTCATCGACCTCGACCCGTGCAACGTCAACACCGGCAACGCGGAGGCGGTCGAGACCGACCTCTCCGACGCCGACAAGCAGTGGCTGCACGATGTGGTGCGCCGCCACGAGGAGGAGACCGGCTCGACCGTGGCCGCGAAGCTCCTGGCTGACTGGGACGCCTCGGCGGCCCGCTTCAGCAAGATCATCCCGACCACGTACAAGGCAGTGCTCGCCGCCAAGGACGCCGCTGAGCTGGCCGGACTCTCGGAATCCGAGACCACGGAGAAGATGATGGAGGCGGCGACCCATGGCTGA